From the Clostridium sp. Marseille-P299 genome, one window contains:
- a CDS encoding glycoside hydrolase family 43 protein, producing MKNNPIIWSDYPDPDVIRVEDTYYMISTTMHFMPGGVILRSYDLIHWEIITYVYEELDRTPAQCLVGDETIYGKGMWAASIRYHNSKFYVCFVCNDTGKTYLYHSNNIMGPWEKQIIEGFYHDCSLLFDDDGRVFIVYGNSKIHLVELNKELTEPKVGGISRVIVEEKGNVTLGYEGAHFYKINGKYYLFLIHWPKDGFGRRTEACYVANSIESEFVGKDVLDDDMGYLNQGVAQGGIVDTPWGDWFAMCFQDHGAIGRIPVLIPVQFINDFPVFGIENKVPHYITIPSTYPEHVYPPLYDSDNFNYIPDEKGRIQLKKVWQWNHTPEHNLWCITKQPQALRIISGKISGDVTLATNTLTQRMVGPVTTATVTVDGRQLKNGDFAGLCALQGCYGLIALTKEDEKFYLAMIGKEPKESESIWGIKGSDKQSGKEYERIPFPQSKVTFQLKANFYDNIDEVEFYYKEGESFVKLGPTVKLYFKLDHFTGCRVGLFLYSTKTVGGSVGFTDFFYSVKE from the coding sequence ATGAAGAATAATCCAATCATTTGGTCTGATTATCCGGACCCAGATGTTATAAGAGTTGAAGATACTTATTATATGATAAGCACGACTATGCATTTTATGCCTGGGGGAGTGATTTTACGTTCTTATGACTTGATTCATTGGGAAATTATAACTTATGTTTATGAAGAATTGGATCGCACTCCAGCTCAGTGCCTTGTCGGAGATGAAACTATTTATGGAAAAGGCATGTGGGCAGCGTCAATTCGATACCATAATAGTAAATTTTATGTTTGCTTTGTTTGTAATGATACCGGTAAAACGTATTTATACCACTCAAATAATATCATGGGACCTTGGGAAAAACAGATAATTGAGGGATTTTATCATGATTGCTCGCTATTGTTCGATGATGATGGTCGAGTATTTATCGTATATGGAAATAGTAAGATTCATTTAGTTGAACTAAATAAAGAATTAACTGAACCAAAAGTTGGCGGTATTTCACGAGTAATTGTTGAAGAAAAAGGAAATGTAACACTTGGCTATGAGGGAGCTCATTTTTATAAAATCAATGGTAAATATTATTTGTTCTTAATACATTGGCCAAAGGATGGTTTTGGTAGAAGAACAGAGGCTTGTTACGTAGCTAATTCAATTGAAAGTGAATTTGTTGGAAAAGATGTATTAGATGATGATATGGGATATCTCAATCAAGGAGTTGCTCAAGGTGGTATTGTGGATACTCCTTGGGGGGATTGGTTCGCTATGTGTTTTCAAGACCATGGTGCAATTGGACGGATTCCGGTCCTAATTCCCGTTCAATTTATCAATGACTTCCCAGTGTTTGGCATAGAGAATAAGGTGCCACATTATATCACAATTCCAAGCACTTATCCAGAGCATGTGTATCCACCCTTATATGATAGTGATAATTTTAATTACATACCAGATGAAAAAGGTCGAATTCAATTAAAAAAAGTATGGCAATGGAACCATACTCCGGAACATAACTTATGGTGCATAACGAAACAGCCTCAAGCATTGAGAATTATTTCGGGTAAAATCAGTGGCGATGTAACATTAGCAACCAATACTCTTACACAAAGAATGGTAGGACCAGTCACAACAGCCACTGTCACAGTGGATGGAAGACAGTTGAAAAATGGAGATTTTGCTGGACTCTGTGCATTGCAGGGCTGTTATGGACTAATCGCTCTAACCAAAGAAGATGAAAAATTTTATCTTGCAATGATTGGGAAAGAACCAAAGGAAAGTGAGAGCATCTGGGGTATTAAGGGGAGTGATAAACAGTCAGGAAAAGAATATGAAAGGATACCATTCCCCCAAAGCAAAGTTACATTTCAACTAAAGGCTAATTTTTATGATAATATTGATGAAGTTGAGTTTTATTATAAAGAAGGGGAATCCTTCGTGAAACTTGGACCAACAGTTAAGTTATACTTTAAGTTGGATCATTTTACAGGTTGTCGTGTGGGCCTTTTCTTGTACTCAACGAAAACAGTTGGTGGGTCAGTAGGTTTTACGGATTTTTTCTATTCAGTAAAAGAATAG
- a CDS encoding IS1380 family transposase, protein MSSLQDLHLECNNRIKINFNGGELSSDSGLLLLYEYINKLKIPSIIAENFSTDTKQRIHSDSSILMQRIFQNIAGYFQDDDADELAFDPIFTQILSKERLASQPTISRFMNRLDDICIVQMDVLHQLLREKIYSYEQPQQIILDVDSTSFTTYGSQEGSSYNTHYQNVGYHPLLVFDGLTKDLLKAELRPGNTYTSKDAHNFLYPLLLEYMDNYPDTQLFLRGDSGFADVMLYEKLETNGVSFAIRMKESARLRKMVEGDVYDFMESLNNNLVDYACTYTEFMYAADSWAYPRRIVCKIEKPYGVMVANYTFIVTNMEIPAQDILRFYCNRGTMENMIKEAKLGFHMNAMPNHDFITNQNRLQINMLTYNIFNWFRRMVLPKKMRHLQVDTIRLKLIKIAARLTKKSRYLIFKLCSSCPYKNEFNEVLSKIHSLRPLQRLLE, encoded by the coding sequence ATGTCTAGTTTACAGGATTTACACTTAGAATGCAATAACCGTATTAAAATAAATTTTAATGGAGGAGAACTTTCCTCCGATTCTGGATTACTTTTACTCTATGAATATATAAATAAACTAAAGATCCCCTCTATCATTGCTGAGAATTTTAGTACTGATACAAAACAGCGTATTCATTCTGATTCATCCATACTCATGCAACGTATCTTTCAAAACATCGCTGGGTACTTTCAAGATGATGATGCGGATGAATTGGCTTTTGATCCTATATTTACTCAAATTCTTTCGAAAGAAAGATTGGCATCTCAACCTACAATAAGCCGTTTTATGAATCGTCTTGATGACATCTGTATTGTGCAGATGGATGTTCTTCATCAACTATTACGTGAGAAGATTTATTCTTATGAACAACCACAACAGATCATTCTTGATGTCGACTCTACTTCATTTACTACGTATGGTTCGCAAGAAGGTAGTAGCTATAATACTCATTATCAAAACGTTGGATATCATCCATTATTAGTATTTGATGGGTTAACTAAGGATTTATTAAAGGCTGAGTTAAGACCAGGAAATACTTACACTTCAAAGGACGCACATAATTTTTTGTATCCTCTCCTATTGGAATATATGGATAATTATCCAGATACTCAACTATTCTTAAGAGGTGATAGTGGTTTCGCAGACGTTATGCTTTATGAAAAGTTAGAGACCAATGGTGTGAGTTTTGCTATTCGTATGAAGGAATCAGCACGCTTACGTAAGATGGTTGAAGGTGATGTTTATGATTTTATGGAATCATTAAACAATAATCTTGTTGATTACGCTTGCACTTATACTGAATTCATGTATGCTGCTGATAGCTGGGCATATCCTCGTAGAATTGTTTGCAAGATTGAAAAACCATATGGAGTAATGGTAGCTAATTATACATTCATCGTTACAAATATGGAGATTCCTGCCCAGGATATTTTACGTTTTTATTGTAATCGAGGGACTATGGAAAACATGATTAAAGAAGCAAAACTAGGCTTTCATATGAATGCTATGCCAAATCATGATTTCATAACTAATCAAAATCGACTCCAAATCAATATGTTAACATATAACATATTCAATTGGTTTCGTCGAATGGTTTTACCAAAGAAGATGAGACATCTTCAAGTTGATACAATTCGTTTAAAACTTATAAAAATAGCAGCAAGGCTAACGAAGAAATCACGCTATCTAATCTTTAAGTTATGCAGTAGTTGCCCTTATAAAAATGAATTTAATGAGGTTTTATCAAAAATACATTCACTAAGACCACTACAAAGGTTATTAGAGTAG
- a CDS encoding group II intron maturase-specific domain-containing protein — MKSITKFIEKDLKLKVNKEKSKVDRSWKLKYLGYTFYNKKGEMGIRVHQVSVKKLKGKLKSITGRSNAMSMELRAIKLKQLIVGWISYFKLADMKGTLRELDEWLRRRLRLCYWKQWKKIKTKHDNLVKLGGKNWKAWEHANTRKGYWRISNSPILNSTLTNNYLREQGFITLSERYSQVR, encoded by the coding sequence ATGAAAAGTATCACGAAGTTTATAGAAAAGGACTTGAAGCTTAAAGTTAACAAAGAGAAAAGTAAGGTAGACCGATCATGGAAACTAAAATATCTAGGATATACCTTTTACAATAAGAAAGGTGAAATGGGAATAAGAGTACATCAAGTTTCTGTTAAGAAGTTAAAAGGAAAACTTAAGAGTATCACTGGAAGAAGTAACGCAATGAGTATGGAACTCAGAGCCATTAAACTTAAACAATTAATTGTTGGCTGGATAAGCTACTTCAAACTAGCAGATATGAAAGGTACTTTACGAGAACTTGATGAGTGGCTAAGAAGACGTTTACGTCTTTGTTACTGGAAACAGTGGAAAAAGATTAAAACGAAACATGATAACTTAGTTAAACTAGGGGGAAAGAATTGGAAAGCATGGGAACATGCGAATACTAGGAAAGGCTACTGGAGAATCTCCAATAGCCCAATCTTAAATTCAACTCTTACCAATAATTATCTTAGAGAACAAGGTTTTATAACACTTAGTGAAAGATATTCGCAAGTAAGGTAA
- a CDS encoding oleate hydratase, with translation MCRSYKKRNVLILGAMVGAVTAATVYANKKMNKCKTQKCKNSKISNKRTYTNLGNGSSKDKSNRQFYFVGGGLASLAGAAYLVRDCGVEGKNIHILEGMKILGGSNDGAGNVDQGFICRGGRMLNEETYENFWELFSSIPSLDVKGKSVTEEILNFDHLHPTHAQARLVDKNGKILDVKSMGFNTADRLALGKLMITPEEKLDDMTIEDWFAKTPHFFETNFWYMWQTTFAFQKWSSLFEFKRYMERMIFEFSRIETLEGVTRTPYNQYESVILPLKSYLDSHGVDFSINATVTDIDFADDDTITATAIHLERDGNEEVLVLNEGDLCFMTNACMTDSASLGDLYTPATYEANRPISGELWSKVAKKKEGLGNPEPFFGHPDETNWESFTVTMKGNKLLKLIEEFSGNIPGSGALMTFKDSNWLMSIVVAAQPHFKNQPMDTTIFWGYGLYTDRLGNYVKKSMRDCTGEEILTELLHHLHMEEHMDEIMESVVNVIPCMMPYVDAQFQPRKMTDRPKVVPEGSTNFAMISQFVEIPEDMVFTEEYSVRAARIAVYTLMGVKNKKICPVTPYKKDPKVLLTALKTAYR, from the coding sequence ATGTGTAGAAGTTATAAAAAGAGAAATGTTTTAATACTAGGTGCAATGGTAGGAGCAGTTACCGCAGCAACCGTTTATGCGAATAAGAAGATGAATAAGTGTAAGACTCAAAAATGTAAGAACTCAAAAATATCAAATAAGAGAACTTATACGAATTTAGGAAATGGTAGTTCAAAGGATAAAAGTAATCGTCAATTTTATTTTGTTGGAGGCGGATTAGCTTCTTTGGCAGGTGCAGCATATCTAGTAAGAGATTGTGGTGTAGAGGGTAAGAACATTCATATTCTTGAAGGGATGAAAATTCTTGGCGGTAGCAACGACGGTGCAGGTAACGTTGATCAAGGATTTATATGCCGCGGTGGTAGAATGTTAAATGAAGAAACTTATGAAAACTTTTGGGAACTTTTCTCTTCCATACCATCTTTAGATGTTAAAGGAAAGAGCGTAACAGAAGAAATTTTGAATTTTGATCATCTACATCCAACCCATGCACAAGCTCGTTTGGTTGATAAAAATGGTAAAATTTTAGATGTAAAGAGCATGGGATTTAATACCGCAGATCGTTTGGCCCTTGGAAAATTAATGATTACGCCAGAAGAAAAACTAGATGATATGACGATTGAAGATTGGTTTGCGAAAACACCACACTTTTTTGAAACAAATTTCTGGTATATGTGGCAAACAACATTTGCTTTTCAAAAATGGTCTAGTTTATTTGAATTCAAACGTTATATGGAACGTATGATATTTGAATTTTCACGGATTGAAACACTGGAAGGTGTAACACGTACTCCATATAACCAATATGAGTCAGTAATTCTACCATTAAAGAGCTATTTAGATTCTCATGGAGTTGATTTTAGTATAAATGCAACGGTCACAGATATTGATTTTGCTGATGACGATACGATAACAGCAACAGCCATTCATCTTGAAAGGGATGGAAATGAAGAAGTCCTTGTACTAAATGAAGGTGATCTTTGTTTTATGACCAATGCTTGTATGACAGATAGCGCATCTTTAGGTGATTTGTACACACCAGCAACCTATGAAGCAAATCGACCAATTTCAGGTGAACTTTGGAGTAAAGTTGCAAAGAAGAAAGAGGGGCTTGGAAATCCTGAGCCGTTTTTTGGACATCCTGATGAAACGAATTGGGAGAGCTTTACAGTAACAATGAAAGGAAATAAATTATTAAAATTAATCGAAGAATTCTCTGGAAATATCCCAGGTAGTGGAGCACTTATGACATTTAAAGATTCCAATTGGTTAATGAGCATTGTAGTTGCAGCGCAACCTCATTTTAAAAATCAGCCAATGGACACTACAATCTTTTGGGGCTATGGTTTATATACCGATCGTCTCGGTAATTATGTAAAGAAATCAATGCGTGATTGTACCGGTGAAGAAATTTTGACCGAATTACTCCACCATCTTCATATGGAAGAACATATGGATGAAATTATGGAGAGTGTAGTGAATGTGATTCCATGTATGATGCCATATGTTGACGCACAGTTCCAACCACGTAAAATGACAGACCGCCCGAAAGTGGTACCAGAAGGGTCTACAAACTTTGCGATGATTAGCCAGTTCGTTGAAATACCGGAAGATATGGTATTTACAGAAGAATATTCGGTTAGGGCTGCAAGAATTGCAGTCTATACCTTAATGGGCGTAAAAAATAAAAAAATATGTCCAGTAACACCATATAAAAAGGATCCAAAGGTTCTTTTGACTGCTCTAAAAACAGCGTATCGTTAG
- a CDS encoding 6-bladed beta-propeller, which yields MKRRIILELIVIVLVCTGCKINSDGEVSSSLKINYINSEYLEKTVFIDNDELNYPTDIVCTEQLIYVVNQGNSNILTFDLKGELIDSFGKYGQGNSEFTNPQAISINDENIFVVDRDSCRIQVFDKKYNFIKEIIIDSLKNSNDVHALDLEVDNQGNIYLTVEGVIPKLLKIYKINSDGDIKKIGKELIGVMDRSTDDEIFFTPTYEVFETKEQLGYRSGKSFVSIINNSVEKKFDLTTKYTPTSIHLTEDRIYLFSNYMKQIDEFLFDGSYVSTLFRENPSDENDGMTHMDMYKDCFYMTDSKKNVIYMFKPQGD from the coding sequence ATGAAGAGAAGGATAATATTGGAATTGATTGTTATAGTTCTAGTATGTACTGGATGTAAAATTAACAGTGATGGTGAAGTAAGTTCTAGTCTTAAAATTAATTACATTAACTCAGAATATTTGGAGAAAACGGTGTTTATTGATAATGATGAATTAAATTATCCGACGGATATTGTTTGTACAGAACAGTTAATATATGTAGTGAATCAAGGTAATAGTAATATCTTAACTTTTGATCTCAAGGGTGAGTTAATTGATAGTTTTGGGAAATATGGACAAGGTAACTCAGAATTCACTAACCCACAAGCAATATCAATAAATGATGAAAATATATTTGTAGTAGATAGAGATAGTTGTAGAATACAAGTTTTTGATAAGAAATATAACTTTATTAAAGAGATAATAATAGATTCATTGAAAAACTCGAATGATGTTCATGCATTAGATTTAGAAGTAGATAATCAGGGGAATATATATCTAACGGTAGAGGGGGTAATACCGAAATTATTAAAGATATACAAAATTAATTCCGATGGTGATATTAAAAAAATAGGGAAAGAACTTATTGGTGTTATGGACAGATCAACAGATGATGAAATTTTTTTCACACCAACTTATGAAGTGTTTGAGACGAAAGAACAGCTAGGATATCGGAGTGGAAAAAGTTTTGTTAGTATAATAAATAATTCTGTAGAAAAAAAGTTTGATTTAACAACCAAGTATACACCTACATCAATACATCTTACAGAAGATAGAATCTATTTATTTTCTAATTATATGAAGCAAATTGACGAATTTTTATTCGATGGAAGTTATGTTAGTACATTATTTAGGGAAAACCCTTCCGATGAGAATGATGGGATGACACATATGGATATGTATAAAGACTGTTTTTATATGACAGATAGCAAAAAGAATGTAATATATATGTTTAAACCACAAGGAGATTAA
- the dhaS gene encoding dihydroxyacetone kinase transcriptional activator DhaS, which yields MSEALITKKAIAQGLKELTKSKSFSKITVSDITNSCGLNRQTFYYHFQDKYELLNWIYYNEGFLPVIEGITLENWHEKLSILFTHMKEEQTFFSNTIKADETCFKDYLFNITVTLFEEAIEAVDVERVLKPEDQKFFASYFAYGICGTVISWVEKGMKEQPEQLAKRLKYLATSCEKLAYERFLL from the coding sequence ATGTCAGAAGCACTGATTACTAAAAAGGCGATAGCCCAAGGATTAAAAGAATTAACAAAGTCAAAGTCATTTAGTAAAATAACAGTTTCCGATATAACGAACAGCTGTGGTTTAAATCGTCAAACTTTTTATTATCATTTTCAAGATAAATATGAATTACTAAATTGGATTTATTATAATGAAGGATTTTTGCCTGTTATTGAAGGGATAACTCTTGAAAACTGGCATGAAAAATTATCAATTTTATTTACACATATGAAAGAAGAACAAACCTTTTTTAGTAATACGATAAAGGCGGATGAGACTTGTTTTAAAGACTATCTATTTAATATTACTGTCACTTTGTTTGAAGAGGCAATTGAGGCAGTGGATGTAGAGCGTGTATTAAAACCAGAAGATCAGAAATTTTTTGCTTCTTATTTTGCATATGGAATTTGCGGTACCGTTATTTCATGGGTTGAAAAAGGAATGAAAGAGCAACCCGAACAATTAGCCAAACGTTTGAAATATTTGGCGACTAGTTGTGAAAAGTTAGCTTATGAACGATTTTTATTATAA
- a CDS encoding alpha/beta hydrolase has translation MIETSMNTEVAGMDETNTIQNSTDTSTNEELLSTVVPTKAEEQKITGEETKTEQSTKKEDTVFKVEPSKSLGQAALVPTLSPENFDPTAEISYEIPEKYSAIRSEYSGSIQLIYYDTFDYFGDNAPLKKPAYVYLPYGYDEEKQYNVLYLMHGIGGNEKEWGMYHNASTLKAIMDNLVYYGDIEPFIVVVPNGRSSVNYANTNSDHNSFYKFGNELRNDLIPYIDANFATFAEYNEQGYDLTLAREHRAMGGLSMGAMQTINIGLCESLDIISYFGAFSACPTTNTSAKIVSALDNFKDYDINYFYNICGTADGIAWPHATNAVLNITSLSERLREDENFKWQEIEGGVHDFKVWYLGFYNYVQLIFNK, from the coding sequence TTGATAGAAACATCGATGAATACGGAGGTTGCTGGAATGGATGAAACAAATACAATACAAAATAGCACTGATACATCAACAAATGAGGAATTATTATCTACAGTAGTACCAACGAAAGCTGAGGAACAAAAGATTACAGGGGAAGAAACTAAAACAGAGCAGTCAACAAAAAAAGAGGATACTGTTTTTAAAGTGGAACCATCGAAATCATTAGGTCAAGCGGCCCTAGTTCCAACCTTATCACCTGAGAATTTTGATCCTACTGCAGAAATTAGCTATGAAATCCCAGAGAAATATTCCGCAATACGTTCGGAATATAGTGGAAGCATTCAACTAATCTATTATGATACATTTGACTATTTTGGAGATAATGCTCCGTTAAAGAAACCGGCTTATGTGTATCTTCCTTATGGCTACGATGAGGAAAAGCAGTATAACGTTTTATATTTAATGCATGGCATTGGTGGAAATGAGAAGGAATGGGGAATGTATCACAATGCATCTACCCTAAAAGCAATTATGGATAATTTAGTTTATTACGGAGACATCGAACCATTTATTGTAGTGGTACCAAATGGAAGATCCAGTGTCAACTATGCCAATACAAATTCAGACCATAACTCATTTTATAAGTTTGGAAATGAGTTACGCAATGACTTAATTCCATATATCGATGCAAATTTTGCAACGTTTGCAGAATATAACGAACAAGGTTATGACTTAACATTGGCGAGAGAACATCGTGCGATGGGTGGCCTTTCTATGGGAGCGATGCAAACAATTAATATTGGCTTGTGTGAATCACTTGATATTATTAGTTATTTTGGTGCATTTTCAGCTTGCCCGACGACAAATACATCTGCAAAGATTGTAAGTGCGCTGGATAATTTTAAAGATTATGATATTAATTATTTTTATAACATCTGTGGAACTGCAGATGGAATTGCTTGGCCACATGCAACAAATGCTGTACTAAACATCACATCTTTATCAGAAAGATTACGTGAAGATGAGAATTTTAAATGGCAAGAAATCGAAGGTGGTGTGCATGATTTTAAGGTGTGGTACCTAGGTTTTTATAATTATGTACAATTAATATTTAATAAGTAA
- a CDS encoding ABC transporter permease: MYILTIMVRFLRHDKLKFISLSLCLALGMLIGTMFVCQAYEAWYSYFDYEESIAYDQIIIVQTEDNLIKLSEDADIYESIKFINNVAPYRYYVTDLITFNQEIMIGVSVIGTNTAFYNMFNDYEYIVGRWFNSDKECVIGEKIANRSKISIGDTIIINNYSYKVVGINNIMKYSEIIFIDDTAGSIRYDSTSIFDSSTYKAGFNNMQKPQYYYVYLNEKVTDDNMHTIQNYIIKKYKSGNFIKGRNLMIDEKNQLYSGWGMSIILSIVSIFYGVINIHNIEKFYYIKRKKTYGILLAHGATKKQLFTAIYFESGIITLLSSVILFIGVYLLSISRINYRVSMRVDLYVFATIFLAGQIYSLIYSWINTRSLQKQSIRTIF, translated from the coding sequence ATGTATATTCTTACAATTATGGTGCGTTTTCTGAGACATGACAAATTGAAATTTATATCGTTAAGCCTTTGTCTAGCACTTGGAATGCTAATAGGTACTATGTTTGTGTGTCAAGCATATGAGGCATGGTATAGTTATTTTGATTACGAAGAAAGCATAGCTTATGATCAGATAATCATTGTACAAACAGAGGACAATTTAATTAAACTAAGTGAAGATGCTGACATATATGAAAGTATAAAGTTTATTAATAATGTTGCTCCGTATAGATATTATGTCACAGATTTAATTACATTTAATCAAGAAATTATGATAGGTGTATCTGTAATAGGTACAAATACTGCATTTTATAACATGTTTAATGATTATGAATACATTGTAGGAAGATGGTTTAATTCTGATAAAGAATGTGTTATTGGTGAAAAAATAGCAAATCGATCTAAGATTAGTATTGGAGATACTATAATTATAAATAATTATAGTTATAAGGTAGTTGGTATTAATAATATTATGAAATATAGTGAAATAATATTCATTGATGATACAGCGGGCTCAATTAGATATGATAGTACGAGTATATTTGATAGTTCAACCTATAAAGCAGGTTTTAATAATATGCAAAAACCTCAATATTATTATGTTTATTTGAATGAGAAAGTGACAGATGATAATATGCATACTATACAGAATTATATAATAAAAAAATATAAGTCAGGTAATTTTATTAAGGGTCGTAACCTAATGATTGATGAGAAAAATCAGTTGTACAGTGGTTGGGGGATGTCTATTATCTTATCTATTGTATCCATCTTCTATGGTGTTATTAATATACATAATATTGAAAAATTTTATTATATTAAAAGAAAAAAAACATATGGTATTTTACTTGCTCATGGCGCTACAAAAAAACAACTATTTACAGCTATTTATTTCGAGAGTGGTATTATAACGTTATTATCATCCGTCATACTCTTTATAGGGGTCTATCTTTTAAGTATATCCAGAATAAATTATAGAGTTTCAATGAGAGTTGATTTATATGTTTTTGCAACTATATTTTTAGCTGGGCAAATTTATTCATTGATTTACTCGTGGATAAACACAAGGTCTTTACAAAAACAATCAATTAGAACTATATTTTAG
- the ltrA gene encoding group II intron reverse transcriptase/maturase encodes MQETKPYSISKRAVIAAYERVKANKGTYGVDDQSIQDFERKLNNNLYKIWNRMSSGSYFPKPVKAVAIPKKNGGTRLLGIPTVEDRIAQMVVKLYFEPNVESIFYEDSYGYRPNKSAIQALDVTRTRCWRKDWVLEFDIKGLFDHIRHDYLMEMVKRHTKEEWIPLYIERWLVAPFQMEDGTLVPRTSGTPQGGVISPVLANLFLHYVFDDFMAKEFPSIPWARYADDGIAHCASLKQAKYLQRRLEERFMRFGLELNLDKTRIVYCKDDDRKGNHEYTSFDFLGYTFRPRHAMNKYGKFFTNFLPAMSEKAKKSIRKTVRKWKLQHKPDKELRDLANMFNSQIQGWINYYTHFYKSEIYDVLRYINQRLVYWVRRKYKKRNARRRAEYWLGEIAKRDRTLFAHWKFGILPSVG; translated from the coding sequence ATGCAAGAAACAAAACCATATAGTATTTCAAAACGAGCAGTAATTGCTGCTTATGAAAGAGTAAAAGCAAACAAAGGAACGTACGGAGTAGATGACCAATCTATCCAAGACTTTGAGAGAAAACTTAACAATAATCTTTATAAGATTTGGAACAGAATGTCATCGGGAAGTTACTTTCCAAAACCTGTAAAGGCAGTAGCAATTCCAAAGAAAAATGGAGGAACTAGACTACTAGGAATTCCGACAGTAGAGGACAGAATTGCACAAATGGTTGTAAAGTTGTATTTTGAACCAAATGTTGAGTCCATATTTTACGAAGATTCCTATGGTTATAGACCAAACAAATCTGCAATACAAGCACTTGATGTAACAAGAACGAGATGTTGGAGAAAAGATTGGGTACTGGAGTTTGATATAAAAGGTCTCTTTGACCATATCAGACATGATTATCTTATGGAAATGGTGAAGCGACATACAAAAGAGGAGTGGATTCCTCTCTATATTGAACGATGGCTAGTTGCACCATTCCAGATGGAGGACGGAACACTAGTTCCAAGAACTTCGGGAACACCTCAAGGTGGAGTGATTAGTCCAGTACTAGCGAATCTATTTCTTCATTATGTATTTGATGATTTTATGGCAAAAGAGTTTCCTTCAATTCCTTGGGCGAGGTATGCAGATGATGGAATAGCACACTGTGCATCGCTCAAACAGGCAAAATATTTGCAACGTAGACTAGAAGAACGTTTCATGCGCTTTGGATTGGAGTTAAACCTAGATAAGACAAGGATAGTATACTGTAAGGATGATGACCGTAAAGGAAATCATGAATATACGTCCTTTGATTTTCTAGGATATACCTTTCGGCCAAGGCACGCAATGAATAAGTATGGAAAGTTCTTTACAAACTTTCTACCAGCAATGAGTGAGAAAGCGAAGAAATCCATACGGAAAACGGTTAGAAAGTGGAAGTTGCAACATAAGCCAGATAAGGAGCTACGGGATTTAGCAAATATGTTTAATAGCCAAATACAGGGTTGGATTAACTACTACACCCATTTCTATAAGTCGGAAATATATGATGTCTTGCGATACATCAATCAACGGTTGGTGTATTGGGTACGTAGGAAATATAAGAAACGTAATGCAAGACGAAGAGCAGAATACTGGCTTGGAGAGATAGCGAAACGTGATAGAACTTTGTTTGCACACTGGAAATTTGGTATACTACCATCGGTTGGATAA